Proteins from one Chitinophaga oryzae genomic window:
- a CDS encoding XrtY-associated glycosyltransferase XYAG1, whose protein sequence is MKILFIVPSYKPAYIYGGPVVVIARLAEQLTLMGHQVEVYTTTANGDRELDIAANSTVMMDGVKVTYFKRITGDHTHVSPALWKAVWTNAGQFDKIHIHSWWNLLVIGASFICKWKKLKPLLSPHGMFCDYVLTARNNRSKQLLHRAMGKRLLRSTYLHVSSELEWAECQQVIKGWEGGLVFNLVALPEGSYTRTENSVFTISFLSRIDPKKGLDLLILALSRVSFPYRLLIAGTGDDKYVRTLKTLIASLDMSGNVEWVGWKGSGDKFDFLAGTDLFALTSRNENFAIVVIEALYAGTPVLISDQVGLAGYVRDHDMGWVTSISTTEAISDQLEEAYRDKLRRTYITRNAPGRIRDDFNDARLASSYVQLYKKYN, encoded by the coding sequence ATGAAGATACTTTTTATCGTTCCTTCTTATAAACCCGCCTATATATACGGTGGCCCCGTTGTCGTGATAGCCCGGCTGGCAGAGCAACTGACGCTGATGGGCCACCAGGTGGAAGTGTATACCACCACCGCCAATGGCGACAGGGAACTCGATATAGCGGCCAACAGCACCGTGATGATGGACGGCGTAAAAGTGACCTATTTCAAACGGATCACCGGCGACCATACCCACGTATCACCGGCGTTATGGAAGGCGGTGTGGACCAATGCCGGGCAGTTCGATAAAATACATATCCACTCGTGGTGGAATCTCCTGGTAATCGGAGCTTCCTTTATTTGTAAATGGAAAAAACTGAAACCATTGCTGTCGCCACATGGCATGTTCTGTGACTATGTGCTCACGGCCAGGAACAACCGTAGCAAACAACTGCTGCACAGAGCGATGGGCAAACGCCTGCTACGCAGCACCTATCTGCATGTTTCATCGGAACTGGAGTGGGCAGAGTGCCAGCAGGTGATCAAAGGCTGGGAAGGAGGACTGGTATTTAACCTTGTAGCGCTACCGGAAGGGAGTTATACCCGTACAGAAAACAGCGTGTTTACTATCAGCTTTTTATCGCGCATAGACCCGAAGAAGGGGCTCGATTTGCTGATCCTTGCGCTCTCCAGGGTATCTTTCCCTTACCGGTTGCTCATTGCCGGCACCGGCGACGACAAATATGTAAGAACGCTAAAGACGCTGATAGCTTCACTGGACATGAGCGGCAACGTTGAATGGGTAGGTTGGAAAGGCAGCGGGGACAAGTTTGATTTTCTGGCCGGTACCGATCTTTTCGCCCTCACCTCCCGCAACGAAAACTTTGCGATCGTGGTAATCGAAGCATTATATGCAGGCACCCCGGTACTGATCAGCGACCAGGTCGGACTGGCAGGTTATGTACGGGACCATGATATGGGCTGGGTGACATCGATCAGCACCACGGAGGCTATCAGCGATCAGCTCGAGGAGGCGTACCGCGATAAGCTCAGGCGGACGTACATCACCCGTAACGCGCCCGGACGAATCCGGGATGATTTTAATGATGCCCGGCTGGCATCATCTTATGTACAACTCTATAAAAAATACAATTAG
- a CDS encoding glycosyltransferase family 2 protein produces MDLAVVILTYNESLHLARCLESLRQIANAIYVVDAFSTDDTVSIAESYGARVFQRKWINYADQFQWALDHAGITASWVMRMDADEYLEPGLQQEIATRLDTIAGDITGIYIRRKVLFKGKWIRYGGFYPHTLLRIWRNRVGSIEQRWMDEHIVLSEGNTIRFNEHIVDDNLNSIHWWVNKHNNYAIREMVDLLNIRYGFWQTDDRLLRAQGSQAKRKRFLKEKVYAALSPGARASMYFLFRYVLRYGFLDGYKGFLFHFMQGYWYRLLVDVNVQEFQQKLKGSETREDVVALLKQDYNIHI; encoded by the coding sequence ATGGATTTGGCCGTAGTGATACTCACCTATAATGAATCGTTGCACCTGGCGCGCTGCCTCGAAAGCCTGCGGCAGATAGCCAACGCCATTTATGTCGTGGATGCTTTTTCCACAGACGATACGGTATCCATCGCGGAAAGCTACGGGGCAAGGGTCTTTCAGCGCAAATGGATCAACTACGCGGACCAGTTTCAATGGGCGCTGGACCATGCGGGCATTACCGCTTCGTGGGTAATGCGGATGGATGCGGACGAATACCTCGAACCTGGGCTGCAACAGGAAATAGCTACGCGCCTGGACACAATTGCCGGCGATATCACGGGAATATATATACGCCGGAAAGTGCTGTTTAAAGGAAAGTGGATCCGCTACGGAGGTTTTTATCCGCATACCCTGCTAAGGATCTGGCGCAACCGGGTGGGCAGCATCGAACAACGCTGGATGGACGAACACATCGTATTATCTGAAGGGAATACCATACGGTTTAATGAACATATCGTAGACGATAACCTGAACTCTATCCATTGGTGGGTAAACAAGCATAACAATTATGCGATCCGGGAGATGGTGGACCTGCTGAATATCCGTTACGGGTTCTGGCAAACAGACGACCGTTTGTTAAGAGCGCAGGGATCGCAGGCTAAACGCAAGCGGTTCCTGAAGGAAAAGGTGTATGCTGCACTATCGCCCGGGGCGCGGGCTTCAATGTATTTCCTTTTTCGCTATGTCCTGCGTTATGGCTTTCTGGACGGGTATAAAGGCTTTTTGTTTCATTTCATGCAGGGGTACTGGTATCGTTTGCTCGTGGACGTAAATGTACAGGAGTTTCAACAGAAGCTAAAAGGCAGCGAAACCAGGGAAGATGTTGTGGCACTGCTAAAACAAGATTATAACATTCATATCTGA
- a CDS encoding undecaprenyl-phosphate glucose phosphotransferase translates to MLNRYLKICSIQLIVLDFIFLNALFFLSSAWLQRYDRMQDINADIFLVASNLSWMVALYTTGIYFLSQQLSFDRIARKTVQSILLYLLLLLLFLFLSKQLYSRLFILIYCTGFILMALLGRWTFYRVTNHIMHRRGVEKKVVILGYNDLSKELAGKLLEDNSNLKFEGYFEEHSNVHELSYYPVIGNLEACVPYAQSNNIREIYSTLSPEKFPYLYTLAREAELNLIHFRFVPDFKLFVNRQIFVDYFNNIPIISLRAEPLDDIANRIRKRIFDIVFSSLVIIFILSWLIPLLALLIRLESAGPVFFIQYRTGRNNQNFPCLKLRSMHVNKDADAKQATRHDSRFTRIGRILRKTNLDEMPQFLNVWMGHMSIVGPRPHMLRHTEEYSRAIQQYMIRHFLKPGITGWAQVSGLRGEITDELHLRRRIEHDIWYMENWSLYLDLRIIFLTVRNTIRGEENAF, encoded by the coding sequence ATGTTGAACCGATATCTTAAAATTTGCAGCATCCAGTTGATCGTGCTGGACTTTATTTTCCTGAATGCGCTGTTTTTCCTCAGCAGCGCCTGGCTACAGCGATATGATCGCATGCAGGACATCAACGCAGACATTTTCCTTGTAGCGTCCAACCTCTCCTGGATGGTGGCGCTGTATACGACCGGCATCTATTTCCTGAGCCAGCAATTGTCGTTTGACCGTATCGCGCGAAAAACGGTACAGAGCATACTGTTGTATTTACTATTGTTGCTGCTGTTCCTGTTTCTCTCCAAACAACTGTACTCCCGCCTGTTCATTCTCATTTATTGTACAGGCTTTATCCTGATGGCGTTACTGGGCCGCTGGACTTTTTACCGGGTCACCAATCACATCATGCATCGCAGGGGGGTAGAGAAAAAAGTGGTGATCCTGGGATATAACGATCTCTCGAAAGAGCTGGCGGGCAAACTGCTGGAAGACAACAGCAACCTCAAATTCGAAGGTTATTTTGAAGAACACAGCAATGTGCATGAGCTGTCGTACTACCCGGTGATCGGCAACCTGGAAGCATGTGTACCTTATGCGCAGTCCAATAACATCCGCGAAATCTACTCTACCCTATCGCCCGAGAAATTTCCGTACCTGTATACCCTGGCCAGGGAAGCTGAATTGAACCTGATCCACTTCCGCTTTGTGCCGGACTTCAAGTTGTTTGTAAACCGGCAGATCTTCGTGGACTATTTCAATAATATCCCGATTATCTCGTTGCGCGCTGAGCCACTGGACGATATCGCCAACCGGATACGGAAACGGATATTTGATATTGTATTCAGCAGCTTGGTGATCATCTTCATCCTAAGCTGGCTGATTCCGTTGCTGGCGCTGCTGATCAGGCTGGAATCGGCAGGACCGGTATTCTTTATCCAGTATCGTACCGGCCGCAATAACCAGAATTTTCCCTGTTTGAAATTGCGCAGCATGCATGTGAACAAGGATGCTGATGCCAAACAGGCAACGCGGCACGACAGCCGCTTCACACGGATAGGCCGTATACTTCGTAAAACCAACCTGGACGAGATGCCGCAATTCCTCAATGTCTGGATGGGACATATGTCGATAGTAGGACCACGGCCCCATATGCTGCGTCATACCGAAGAATACTCCCGGGCGATACAACAGTATATGATCCGCCATTTCCTGAAACCAGGTATCACCGGCTGGGCACAGGTCAGCGGTTTGCGGGGGGAAATCACCGACGAATTACATCTGCGCAGGAGAATTGAGCATGACATATGGTACATGGAAAACTGGTCCCTGTACCTGGACCTCCGTATTATATTTTTAACGGTCCGGAATACCATCCGCGGAGAAGAAAATGCGTTTTGA
- a CDS encoding glycosyltransferase produces MIAIVQPLVPHYREHFFNRLREQAPFDLYCYHGTKALQQQNLAAGSTSVKPLSAWNIGPFVLYNPLRFFKSDYKVLVLMLNFAHLSTWIILLLKPFLKQKVILWGHGISVKRYVQEEQQPSRLLKWMMQLADATWFYTPREMELWRRIMPGLNAVALNNTISEVERIIQQPVADKASLRKKYGITAGRVLIYCARFNEAGRRIDLLLKLIAETDPAAYNFIIIGAGKYKPDFRPYPHVLDFGAVYDTATKQELFGLADLYFQPGWIGLSAVEAMAYGKPVCTFRRSEAVLQCVEYSYIRDGYNGLIFENMDECLYMLDTLSDEEIAAMGGQARGFVKDNLTMTTMVNNAAHSLHAMDQ; encoded by the coding sequence ATGATAGCGATCGTACAACCACTGGTACCACATTACAGGGAACATTTCTTCAACCGCCTGCGGGAGCAGGCACCGTTTGACCTGTATTGCTATCACGGGACGAAAGCGCTGCAGCAACAAAACCTGGCTGCCGGCAGCACTTCCGTTAAACCGCTGTCAGCCTGGAACATAGGACCGTTTGTACTATACAACCCACTGCGGTTTTTTAAGTCGGACTACAAAGTACTGGTGCTGATGCTCAATTTCGCCCACCTGTCTACCTGGATCATCCTGCTGCTCAAACCATTCCTGAAACAAAAGGTGATCCTCTGGGGGCACGGCATATCCGTCAAACGATATGTACAGGAAGAGCAGCAACCCAGCCGGCTGCTGAAATGGATGATGCAGCTGGCCGACGCCACCTGGTTTTATACCCCCCGTGAAATGGAGCTGTGGCGCAGGATTATGCCCGGTTTAAATGCCGTAGCATTGAATAATACCATTTCAGAAGTAGAGCGGATCATACAACAGCCGGTCGCCGACAAGGCATCGCTACGAAAGAAATACGGCATTACCGCCGGCAGGGTATTGATTTACTGCGCCCGGTTTAACGAAGCTGGCAGGCGTATTGACCTCCTGTTAAAGCTCATCGCGGAAACCGATCCCGCAGCCTACAATTTTATCATTATCGGGGCGGGGAAATACAAACCTGACTTCCGGCCATACCCCCATGTGCTGGACTTTGGCGCGGTATACGACACTGCCACCAAACAGGAGCTGTTCGGACTGGCAGACCTCTACTTCCAGCCCGGATGGATCGGGCTGTCTGCCGTGGAAGCAATGGCTTATGGTAAGCCGGTATGCACATTCAGGCGCAGCGAAGCTGTATTGCAATGTGTAGAGTACAGCTATATCCGGGATGGCTATAACGGGTTGATTTTCGAAAACATGGACGAGTGCCTGTATATGCTGGACACTCTTTCGGACGAAGAAATTGCCGCCATGGGCGGGCAGGCCAGGGGATTTGTAAAAGACAACCTGACCATGACCACCATGGTGAATAACGCGGCGCACTCCCTGCACGCGATGGACCAATAA
- a CDS encoding glycosyltransferase family 4 protein → MKICFITLGDIKSIATMKRAIGMANPLLSIGWEVAIIAQDSDENRKRIAMECSDAVQVHYYPEGTATAEVRIKTALVNEIGPDYIVFCSFSFRNRILKNKLKHKPVILIEHSELPSGIPDNKGLRKYAMLALEQWSVLYADGLLCASQYLCKTYTKKAAQLFRKQLPILYSPYAFNNDVVESPRVRYQELKEMYAGKTLLLYMGTLTRNYGLFSMLQAMEIICRERPDTTLLLLGRGRHQEEASAFVKEKGLSSQVQFLGYTPEEELSSYFAAADAFISPLNDTVQDWARCPSKIYMYIPFNKPVFTGNIGEPAEIFGRDGHYFDNQAPASLAALISRLASGELKPAPVDKAAHSWEKRAIDFTAWTNTHYASKALPIANL, encoded by the coding sequence ATGAAAATATGCTTTATTACACTCGGCGACATTAAATCCATTGCCACCATGAAACGGGCCATCGGCATGGCCAACCCCCTCCTGTCCATCGGCTGGGAGGTGGCTATCATTGCACAGGACAGTGACGAGAACAGAAAACGCATTGCCATGGAATGCAGTGATGCCGTGCAGGTACATTACTATCCCGAAGGTACGGCAACAGCAGAAGTACGTATTAAAACAGCATTGGTAAATGAAATAGGCCCTGACTACATTGTCTTTTGCTCTTTTAGCTTCCGCAACCGGATCTTAAAAAACAAACTAAAACACAAGCCCGTCATACTCATTGAACACTCGGAATTACCCTCCGGCATCCCGGACAACAAGGGCCTGCGTAAATATGCCATGCTGGCGCTGGAACAGTGGTCGGTATTGTATGCCGACGGGCTATTATGCGCCAGTCAATACCTTTGTAAGACCTATACGAAAAAAGCCGCGCAGCTCTTCCGGAAGCAGTTACCCATACTCTACTCCCCCTATGCTTTCAACAACGACGTGGTGGAATCTCCCCGCGTCCGTTACCAGGAGTTAAAGGAAATGTATGCCGGTAAAACGCTGTTGCTCTATATGGGCACGCTTACCCGTAACTATGGGCTGTTTAGCATGTTGCAGGCCATGGAAATCATTTGCCGCGAACGTCCGGACACAACCCTGCTGCTGCTGGGACGGGGGCGCCACCAGGAAGAGGCCAGCGCTTTTGTGAAAGAGAAGGGATTGTCTTCACAGGTGCAGTTCCTGGGTTATACGCCGGAAGAGGAACTGAGCTCCTATTTCGCTGCCGCAGACGCCTTTATATCTCCACTCAACGATACCGTACAGGATTGGGCGCGTTGTCCCAGCAAAATCTATATGTACATACCTTTTAACAAACCTGTGTTTACCGGCAATATTGGCGAGCCTGCGGAGATATTCGGCAGGGATGGACATTATTTCGACAACCAGGCGCCGGCCTCACTGGCTGCGCTTATCAGCCGGCTGGCATCGGGGGAACTGAAGCCGGCGCCGGTGGATAAAGCGGCACATAGCTGGGAAAAGCGCGCCATTGATTTTACCGCATGGACCAACACCCACTACGCCTCTAAAGCCTTACCCATTGCTAACCTATAA
- a CDS encoding WcaI family glycosyltransferase, protein MAKRVLLIGGNFSPEPTGIGKYNGEMISWLANNGYDCTVITTYPYYPQWAVQPPYDRIKKRFKKEVAGNITIYRCPQYVPATPSGKKRILQDASFIASAFIKVLQLIGARKFDIVITVAPPFHLGLLAVLYKKLRGAAVVYHVQDLQIEAARDLAMIRSKRLISMMLKLEQLILRNADHVSSIADGMIRKISDKTGREVLLFPNWVDITKFHPLTDRAALKEAFGFSATDKIVLYSGAIGEKQGLESLLHAAATWQHRPEVKFLICGSGPYKIKLEQMAAQMQLKNTIFLPLQPAEQFNRFLNMADVHLVIQKSHASDLVMPSKLTTILAVGGIALITANAGTGLHELVRSHNIGILIDAENQEALQAGIGKALWENTADIARNARDYAAAHLSISAVMTRFKEQVA, encoded by the coding sequence ATGGCTAAACGCGTACTACTGATAGGCGGGAATTTTTCACCGGAGCCAACCGGCATCGGAAAATACAATGGTGAAATGATCAGCTGGCTGGCAAATAATGGTTATGACTGTACGGTTATCACCACCTATCCTTATTATCCGCAATGGGCGGTGCAGCCTCCCTATGACCGCATAAAAAAGCGGTTTAAAAAAGAAGTGGCCGGGAACATTACCATATACCGGTGCCCGCAGTATGTGCCAGCCACGCCTTCCGGCAAGAAGCGGATATTGCAGGACGCATCCTTCATTGCATCGGCCTTTATAAAAGTCCTGCAGCTGATAGGCGCCCGCAAATTTGACATCGTCATTACGGTAGCTCCTCCGTTCCACCTGGGCCTGCTGGCAGTGCTTTACAAAAAGTTGCGCGGCGCTGCCGTTGTATACCATGTGCAAGACCTGCAGATAGAGGCCGCCAGGGATTTAGCCATGATCCGGTCAAAACGCCTTATCAGCATGATGCTGAAACTGGAGCAACTGATCCTGCGCAATGCAGACCATGTAAGCAGCATCGCGGATGGCATGATCCGGAAAATAAGCGATAAGACCGGTAGGGAAGTCCTGCTGTTTCCCAACTGGGTGGACATAACAAAGTTTCATCCCTTAACGGACAGGGCGGCTTTGAAAGAAGCATTTGGGTTTTCGGCCACCGATAAAATTGTGTTGTATTCCGGTGCCATCGGCGAAAAGCAGGGACTGGAATCATTGCTGCACGCAGCGGCAACATGGCAACATCGCCCGGAGGTAAAATTTCTGATCTGTGGTTCCGGACCTTACAAGATCAAACTGGAACAGATGGCAGCACAAATGCAGTTAAAGAACACAATTTTCTTACCACTGCAGCCTGCAGAACAGTTCAATCGTTTCCTGAACATGGCCGACGTGCACCTGGTCATCCAAAAGTCACACGCCAGTGACCTGGTAATGCCGTCCAAACTCACTACCATACTGGCAGTAGGCGGCATAGCACTGATCACGGCCAATGCCGGCACCGGTTTGCATGAACTGGTACGCAGCCATAACATCGGTATACTAATAGACGCCGAAAACCAGGAAGCATTGCAGGCTGGTATTGGGAAGGCACTATGGGAAAACACGGCTGATATTGCGAGAAACGCTCGCGATTATGCAGCGGCCCACCTCTCCATTTCGGCCGTAATGACACGCTTTAAAGAACAGGTAGCATAG
- a CDS encoding polysaccharide pyruvyl transferase family protein, with protein MNYVYYRDPKGNFGDDLNGWLWPQLFGEGKNDDPDVFLGIGSILYDGSPLFRDLATQRKIVFGTGVRPTHKTFQLNSRWDIRFLRGPLSAYAFNNQFPYIADAAYAIRQLPEFSSLLHLPKKYKVSVMPYFKSVPFFDWESLCFRLGFNYISPRAEKGVLYTLQEIAASRYVITEAMHGAILADALRVPWHRFLLSTPHTEGSGVSEFKWMDWQTAIHLYNINATPVKLYRKSFLHQKIKSLSGNRISAEFLIPERVKSELLKTLENIAEFYLSEDAVIRRIDDKIHDQTALLRSEQSIDTSSFITTH; from the coding sequence GTGAATTATGTTTATTACAGAGATCCTAAAGGTAATTTCGGGGATGACCTGAACGGTTGGCTGTGGCCGCAGTTGTTTGGCGAGGGAAAAAATGACGATCCCGATGTGTTCCTCGGCATTGGCTCTATCCTGTACGATGGCTCTCCCCTGTTCCGCGACCTGGCAACACAGCGCAAAATTGTATTTGGCACCGGCGTCCGGCCCACCCATAAAACATTTCAGCTCAACAGCCGGTGGGATATCCGCTTTCTGAGAGGGCCGTTATCGGCCTATGCTTTCAACAACCAGTTTCCCTATATCGCCGATGCCGCTTATGCCATCCGTCAATTACCGGAGTTCAGCAGCCTGTTGCATCTGCCTAAAAAATACAAGGTGAGCGTAATGCCTTACTTCAAATCGGTACCTTTTTTCGATTGGGAAAGCCTCTGTTTCCGGTTGGGGTTCAACTACATCTCTCCACGCGCCGAAAAGGGCGTATTGTACACGCTGCAGGAGATAGCCGCTTCCCGGTATGTGATCACCGAAGCCATGCACGGCGCTATCCTGGCCGATGCATTGAGGGTCCCCTGGCACAGGTTTTTGTTATCCACCCCACATACAGAAGGCAGTGGCGTATCGGAGTTTAAATGGATGGATTGGCAGACGGCCATCCATCTCTATAATATCAACGCCACACCGGTAAAGCTATACCGTAAATCATTCCTCCATCAGAAAATAAAGTCGCTCTCCGGCAATCGTATCAGCGCGGAATTTCTCATCCCGGAGCGGGTAAAATCCGAGTTGCTGAAAACGCTGGAAAACATAGCAGAGTTCTATCTGTCGGAGGACGCCGTGATCAGGCGTATTGACGATAAAATTCATGACCAGACCGCATTATTGCGAAGCGAACAGTCCATAGATACATCCTCATTTATTACAACACATTAG
- a CDS encoding WcaF family extracellular polysaccharide biosynthesis acetyltransferase, whose protein sequence is MKTNLAAFNTGTYHAGPKWKVLAWYFCNYYVLNSALPWPYAMKRGLLRLFGATIGKGLVIKTKVRIKYPWRLTIGDHCWLGEGVWIDNLEDVTLGDDVCISQGALLLTGNHDYKRPDFPYRLGKIHIESGAWIGAMAVVCAGVTCGSHSVLTVNAVASRDLQPWMIYSGNPALPVRTREMTSHSVTFLNAAAI, encoded by the coding sequence ATGAAAACCAATCTTGCAGCTTTTAACACCGGCACCTACCATGCCGGTCCCAAATGGAAAGTGCTGGCCTGGTACTTTTGCAACTACTATGTGCTCAACAGCGCCCTCCCCTGGCCCTATGCGATGAAAAGGGGGCTGCTAAGGCTATTTGGCGCCACCATCGGCAAAGGGTTGGTGATTAAAACAAAAGTGCGGATCAAGTACCCCTGGCGGCTGACCATCGGTGACCATTGCTGGTTGGGAGAAGGCGTCTGGATAGACAACCTGGAAGATGTAACGCTGGGGGACGATGTCTGTATCTCCCAGGGCGCCCTGCTGCTGACGGGCAACCACGACTACAAACGGCCTGATTTCCCTTACCGGTTGGGAAAAATCCATATCGAAAGCGGGGCCTGGATTGGCGCTATGGCGGTAGTCTGCGCAGGCGTGACATGCGGCTCTCATAGCGTGCTGACCGTAAATGCCGTGGCATCAAGGGACTTACAGCCCTGGATGATTTATTCCGGTAATCCCGCGCTCCCCGTCCGTACCCGGGAAATGACATCTCATTCGGTCACCTTTCTAAATGCAGCGGCCATATGA
- a CDS encoding capsule assembly Wzi family protein yields MKMSTALLLLICVSYGLRAQQRLTDSLKVHAGATGTIATKDYMPLWLLSNRFGTISDRKGDVSVHVGFSNQQVWQEHFYVKYGLDVYNNNHGGHTFIEQGYVKAGYKNWEIRAGRYEEIIGESDPLLGSGSLGVSGNALPIPKVGLAVTKYTNVPFLNGWLQFKGLISHGWMGEKQFIKNAWLHEKNFYLRIGKNKLKLFGGIQHYAVWGGHRKDLPPITRSWQGFMDVLLVKTKDDGTVGNTAIQPNRPGDHRGVIEGGIDWENEQLALHLYQQTPFESGQGIDIRNIDRLLGIAFTNKKPRSWLKKITAEFIYTKQSNDFYLQRLRESYYNNGVYLTGWDYHDRIIGTPLFIDRNRGQHYFAGIKPMDWDLPKDSLRGKGGNIINNRIVGGHIGLQYQLTAQLAGRTLITYTKNYGTYTNPALFTPAKSQWYMLEEVHYVLPGKGITLTAAVAVDKGQLTDNAGFMMGILWSWKK; encoded by the coding sequence ATGAAAATGAGCACTGCACTATTACTGCTGATCTGCGTGAGCTATGGTTTGCGGGCGCAGCAAAGGCTAACAGACTCGCTTAAAGTCCATGCCGGCGCAACAGGGACCATCGCTACCAAAGATTACATGCCGCTATGGCTGCTGTCCAACCGCTTTGGGACCATCAGCGACCGTAAAGGAGATGTGTCTGTACACGTGGGCTTCAGCAACCAGCAGGTATGGCAGGAACATTTCTATGTAAAGTATGGGCTCGATGTCTATAACAACAACCACGGGGGGCACACCTTTATCGAACAAGGTTACGTAAAAGCAGGATATAAAAACTGGGAGATCAGGGCGGGACGGTACGAAGAAATCATTGGAGAATCAGATCCGTTGCTGGGCAGCGGCTCCCTGGGCGTCAGCGGTAATGCGCTGCCCATCCCGAAGGTAGGGCTGGCGGTAACCAAATACACAAATGTCCCTTTCCTCAACGGCTGGCTGCAGTTCAAAGGCCTGATCAGCCACGGCTGGATGGGAGAAAAACAATTCATCAAAAATGCGTGGCTGCACGAAAAGAATTTTTATCTCCGTATCGGGAAAAACAAACTCAAACTATTTGGCGGCATACAACATTATGCCGTATGGGGAGGACACCGTAAAGACCTCCCTCCCATCACCCGCAGCTGGCAAGGATTTATGGACGTATTGCTGGTGAAAACAAAAGACGACGGCACCGTAGGTAACACGGCGATACAACCCAACAGACCGGGCGATCACCGGGGAGTCATTGAAGGCGGAATAGACTGGGAAAACGAACAACTGGCGCTGCACCTCTATCAGCAGACGCCCTTCGAATCGGGACAGGGCATCGATATCCGGAACATCGACCGGCTGCTGGGCATCGCCTTTACCAATAAAAAACCGCGCAGCTGGCTGAAAAAAATAACCGCAGAATTTATTTACACCAAACAGTCGAATGACTTTTATCTGCAACGGCTCAGGGAAAGCTACTATAACAATGGCGTGTACCTTACCGGTTGGGATTACCACGATCGCATTATTGGCACACCGCTGTTCATAGACAGAAACAGGGGACAACATTATTTCGCCGGCATCAAGCCGATGGACTGGGACCTGCCCAAAGATTCCCTCCGCGGGAAAGGCGGCAATATCATCAATAATCGTATCGTAGGCGGACATATCGGGCTGCAGTACCAACTCACGGCACAGCTGGCAGGCAGAACGCTGATCACTTATACAAAGAATTACGGTACTTATACCAACCCGGCACTTTTTACCCCGGCCAAAAGCCAGTGGTATATGCTGGAAGAAGTCCACTACGTGCTGCCCGGAAAAGGGATCACACTCACCGCAGCCGTAGCGGTAGACAAAGGCCAGCTGACCGATAACGCCGGGTTTATGATGGGGATACTGTGGAGCTGGAAGAAATAG